The following DNA comes from Methanothermus fervidus DSM 2088.
TTTTTAATAAATATTTCAAAACATTGTTGAAGGAAGGAGTTTTTGTTCCACCGTCACAATTTGAGTGTTGTTTTATATCTGATGCTCATGACTACAAAATTCTTGATAATACACTTGAAAAAATTGAGACTTCTCTTAAAAAATTAAAAAATGAATAACATGGTTTCAATAGCTATTGGTGTTGGAAAAAATAAAAATGTAGAAAAAGCAGTTAAAAATGTAAATTTTGATGTTTTATTAGCCCATTCTGAAGATGAGCTAATTGAAATGATAGAAAATAATGAAGCCGATGCTTATGTAAGAGGTTCTTTATCTTCATCAATAATTCTCAAACTTAGAAAAATGGGTGAAATTCATAGAGCATCCCTAATAGAAACAAATGGAAAAAGATTCTTTTTAACACCAGTGGGGATCGATGAAGGTAGAACTCTCAAAGAAAAGCTTAAAATAATTAAAAAATGTTATAATTTTTTTAAAAAAATAAATTTAAAACCTAAGATAGCTATACTTTCAGGTGGTCGTAAGGAAGATGTGGGAAGGTCAATAGAAGTTGATAAATCCATAGAGGAAGGTGAAAAATTAGAAAAACTTGCAAAAGATATGGGTGCCAAACATTACTATATATTAATAGAGAAGGCAATAAAAGATGGATGTAATCTTGTCGTTGCACCAAATGGTATTTGTGGAAATTTAATTTTTAGGTCTTTAGTGTTAGTAGGTTCAGCTAAAAGTTATGGGGCAATTTCTTTGGGAATAGATCCAATATTTATAGATACATCAAGATCTCAAACTGTAGAAGGATATATGAGAGCTCTAAAATTTGCAAAATATCTTGCAACAAAATTTAAAAAGGAAGGACAATGTCATTAACAAAACCTATTTATAAACTTTATGAATGGCACTTAAAAAGAAATTTAGACAAAAACAAAATACCGAAGCATGTGGCTATAATTATGGATGGTAACAGACGATATGCTAGATTAATAGGTAGTAAAGATCCAACAATTGGTCACAAGAAGGGTGTTAAAACATTGGAAAAACTACTTGATTGGTGTATAGAACTTGGAATAAAGATTGTAACTGTTTATGCTTTTTCAACCGAAAATTTTAAAAGACCAAAACATGAAGTCAAAAAGCTAATGAAACTTTTCGAGGAAAATTTCAAAAGGATAAAAACTGATAAAAAAATTCATAAAAATAAAATAAGAGTAAAAGCTATTGGAAAATTAGAATTATTACCTAAAAATTTGAGGAAAGCTATAAAAGAAGCAGAAGAAGCTACAAAACATTACAAAGAAAGGTTGTTAAATGTTGCTATTGGTTATGATGGTCGCCAAGAAATTGTTGATGCAGTGAAAAAAATTGCTAAAAAAGTTAAAGAAGGTAAACTTTCACTAAATGAAATAAACGAAGAGGTTGTTGATAAACATCTTTATACAGCGGAAGTAGAGGATCCACAATTAATTATAAGGACTAGTGGAGAAGAAAGATTGAGTGGTTTCTTGCTATGGCAGTCCTCCTATTCTGAACTTTATTTCTGTGATAGTTTATGGCCAGAATTCAGGAAGGTAGATTTTTTGAGAGCTATAAGATCATATCAACAAAGAGAAAGAAGATTTGGTAGGTGAAAAAATTGATAGACATTCATTGCCATCTTGATTTCAAAAATTTCAATAAGGATCGTGAAGAAGTCATAAATCGTGCAAAAAAGAAATTGACAGCTGTTATTAATTCTGGAGCATCATATGAAGGTAATAAAAAAACTTTAAAACTTTCTAAAGAATATGAGGGATTCATATACCCAACACTTGGTTTTCATCCAACAAATAATGAGCCTATAGATAGAACCATCGAAGAAATAGAGAAAAATGTAGAGTATATAGTTGGTATTGGTGAAGTTGGAATGGACTTTTATCGTGTGGAAGATCCTGAAGAAAGAAAAAAACAAGAACATATTTTTAAAAAATTTATAGAGCTTTCAAATGAATATGAACTCCCTCTGGTTATTCATGCAAGAGAATGTGAAGATCGCGTGTTTGAAATAGTTAAGGAACTTAAAGATGATTCAAATGTTGTGTTTCATTGTTATAGTGGAAGTGTAGAGCTTGCTAAAAAAATATTAGAAGAAGGATATTATATTTCTGTTCCAACTCTTGTATGTTTTTCAAAACATCATCAAAATATTGTAAAAAATTTACCTCTGGAAAAAATTTTAACAGAGACTGATAGTCCATTTTTATCCCCTTATAGAGGTAAAAGAAACGAACCATCATTTGTTGAAGAAGCTGTTAAAAAAATAGCTGAACTAAAATCCGTGAGCATAGAAAAAGTAGATGAAATAACAGATAGAAATGCTAGAAAAGTTTTTAATATTGGGTGATCACTTGAGACCTTATGTGATTCTAAATGCTGCAATGACTCTTGATGGTAAAATTGCCACTAAAACCTATGACTCTAAAATTTCAGGTGAGGAGGATCTCATCAGAGTCCATAAATTAAGAAAAGAATGTGATGGAATAATGGTAGGTATAAATACTGTCATTATAGATGATCCAAGATTAACCGTGCATAAAATAAATTCGAAGCCATCTGATAACCCTGTGAGAGTTATTGCTGACAGTAGAGCAAGAACTCCATTGAATGCAAGAGTATTAAATAATGAAGCACCTACAGTAATCGCTGTTAGCGAGAAAGCTAAAAATGAAAAAGTTGAAAAGCTTAAAAAAAGAGCAAAAGTGTTAGTACTTGGAAAGGAAAGAGTTGACCTCGTGGCACTAATGGAAAAACTCAAAGACATGGGAATAAATAAATTAATGTTAGAAGGAGGATCTACATTAAATTTTTCCATGTTATCCAAAGGTTTAGTCGACGAGGTTAGAGTTTGTGTAGCTCCAATGATTGTTGGTGGTAAAGATGCAAAAACCTTAGTTGATGGACCTGGCTTTGAAAAAATGGATGAAGCAATAAAATTAAAATTAAAGAAATATTATACACTTGGTAAAGATTTAATTTTAGAATATAAAGTTATCTATTGATTATTCTTTTCGGATATTTATCTAAAGCTTTTTTTGCAATTTTTTTTGGTAATCCTGAGCCTATTGCTAATTTATAAGCAAAATTGTAATCTATGAGATCTTCAGGTGAATGTGCATCACTGTTAACAACAACGGGAATATCTAACTCCATTGCTATTTTTGCAACATGACCATTTGATAAACAATGTCCAGCCCTAGAGGTTATTTCAAGTGCCACATCATTTTCTTTGGCTATTTCAGCATCTTCATAGCTTATTAATCCTGGATGTGCTAATATGTCAACTTCAGGACATTCCACCGCAGCATGGTTTGTGCCCTTTGCAACAGGTTCAACTAAAGATTCTCCATGAACTAATATTATTTCTGCGCCTAAATTTCTGGCTTTATTTGCTAATTTTTCTATCACTTCTGGAGGTACATGTGTTATCTCTACACCAGGAATAACTTTAATTTCCCAATTTTCTTCGATGTCATCTACAACTCTAATAATATTCTCAACACAATATATATTTGAGTGATCAACATGATCTGTTATTGCAATAGCTTCATGTCCTAAAAATTTTGCGCGACGGGCTATTTCCGAAGGTATAAGATCTCCATCACTAAATATACTATGAATATGCAAGTCTATCCTCTTCATTTAATTCCCTCCTAAAAAGTGATTAACATGGTTTCGGTATTTGTCCCATCTCATATAACAGGATTTTTCCAAGTGGTAGATCATAATAATCCTCTCAAAAAAGGGTCAAGAGGTGCTGGTATAGTAATAAATAGAGGAGTGACAACTACAGTAAAGTCTTCTAATAAGACTAAGATAGATGGTTTGGAGATAATTGCTAAAAAAGTTATTGAAGTAATGAAAAGATATTACAACATTGGAAATATTAAAGTTAAACATGAGATTGACGTACCTATTGGATGTGGATTAGGAGTTTCAGGTGCATGTGCTTTAGGCACTGCCATTGGAATTGCTAAAGAATTAAAATTACCTATAACTCTCAACCAAGCAGCTGATTTCGCACATTTAGCAGAAGTTGAGCTCAAAACAGGTTTGGGGGACGTTATTGCAGAGTTGTCTGGCGGGTTAGTTATAAGAACTAGAGAAGGTGCTCCTAGTTATGGAAAAATAGATAAAATAATTGTTCCATCACTTTATGTTATAATAAAGGTATTGGATAAGATAAATACACCTGCTATTTTAAAAGATAAGTTATATTTAGAAAAAATAAACAAGATTGGGGAAAAAATGTTGAAGAAGATATTGATACAACCTTCACTAAAAAATTTTCTAAATTTATCTTCTAACTTTTCTAAAAAGATATCTATAGTGACACCTGAAATTAAAGATATAATGGATATTATGAATGAAGAAACAATTGGGTCTTCTGTAGCAATGTTAGGTAAAACAATATTTGGAATATCTGAAACTCCAGAAACTTCATTAGATGATGTAATAATTGCAAAAATTGATTTTACTGGCGCTAGAATCTTATAATAATAAATCCTGGGGGCAAATCCTATGATAGGTAAAAAAATTAGGATGGAACGAATATTTGATAGAGAAAGTAAAAAAACTGTTATAGTACCCATGGACCATGGAGTGTCTCTTGGTCCAATAAAGGGCCTAAAAAACATGCCTAAAATAATAGATGAAGTAGCAAATGGGGGAGCAAATGCTGTATTATTACACAAAGGCATGGTTGAAGCTGGTCACAGAGGATATGGAAGAGATATTGGACTTATAGTGCATCTTTCAGCTAGTACTTCTTTAGGACCAGATCCAAACCACAAAGTACTTGTAACAACTGTTGAGGAAGCTATAAAGCTTGGAGCTGATGCAGTATCAGTACATGTCAATGTAGGATCTGAAGAGGAAGCAGAAATGTTAACAAAATTAGGCATGGTTGCTGAAGCATGTAGAGAATGGTCAATGCCATTATTATCTATGATGTATCCTAGAGGCAAAAAAATTGAAAATGAGCACGATGTTGAAGTTGTTAAATTAGCTGCTCGTGTTGGAGCTGAATTAGGATCAGATGTTGTAAAAACAAATTATACAGGAGATCCAGATAGCTTCAAAGAAGTTGTAAAGGGTTGTCCAGTGCCAGTGGTTATTGCAGGAGGACCCAAAGTTGAAACAGAAGAAGAATTTTTAGAAATGGTAAAAGGTGCTATAGAAGCAGGAGCATCTGGAGTTGCAATTGGTAGAAATATATTCCAAGCAGAATCTCCTGAAAAGATGACAAAAGCTGTTTCTGCAATAGTACATAAAAACTTTGATGTAGAAGAAGCATTGGAAATTTTAAAGGAGTAAATGAAAATGAAGTTCATATGGTTACTTTTGCCTAAAGGGGACTGGGAATACAAAAAGAAATTTGTAACAACAGCCTTAGAATCAGGAATTGATCATATAGTGGACTTTAGTAACGATATCGACAAAATTAAAAAACTTGGTAATATTAAAGTTATATCAAATAGAGAAAATGCGGACATATTTTTAATTGGTAAAAATGGAGAAGGAAATGGTACATTGTCTGTTCCTAGTGATGCTAAAGAATCTAAAGATATTGCAACTGCTACGAGTTTTAAGAAAAAGGGAAAAGTTACTGCTGCATATGTAGAGGTAACTAGTAAAAAACATGAAAAATTAGCTAGAAACATTGGGAAAGTTGTGGATTATGTAATATTGGTTGGCAAAGATTGGAAGGTAATACCTCTAGAAAATGTAATAGCAGATTTACAGGGTGAAAAAGCAAAAATAATTGCGGCAGTTTCAGACGTTGATGAAGCAAAAGTGGCATTGGAAACATTGGAACATGGAGCTGATGGTATATTAATACAGCCATCAAAACTATCTGAAATAAAAGAATTTGTAAAAGTGGTTGAAGACATTGAAGCAAAGAGATATGATCTCAAAACAGCTAAGATAACTAAGATAAAACCTGTGGGATCTGGTGACAGAGTATGTATAGATACGTGTTCATTGATGAATATTGGTGAAGGAATGCTTGTTGGATCTTATTCTCATGGATTTTTCTTAGTTCATAGTGAAACTCTTGAAAGTGAATATGTTGAGGCAAGACCTTTCAGAGTAAATGCAGGGCCAGTGCATGCATATATAATGATGCCTAACCACAAAACCAAATATCTTTCAGAATTAAAAAGTGGCGATGAGGTCTTAATTGTTGACAGTAAAGGCAATGGAAGAAAAGCTATTGTAGGCAGAGTAAAAATCGAGAAAAGACCTTTATTGCTTATAGAAGCTGAGTGTGAAGGTATGAAAATTGCAACTTTACTTCAAAATGCAGAAACAATTAGACTTGTAAATGAAAAAGGTAAGCCAGTGTCAGTTTCAGAGTTAAAAGAAGGTGATAAAGTATTAGTTCATATAGAAGAAAGCGCCAGACATTTTGGAATGGCTATAAAAGAAAGTATAATTGAGAAATAGGTGATAAGTTGAGAACTTTTTTAGCTATTGATCTCGATTCAGAGTTACATCAAAAAGTAATTGAAATTCAGAAAAAATTAAAGGAAACTAAAGCAGACATAAAATTTGTAACACCTGAAAATTTACATTTTACACTTAAATTTTTTGGTAATATTGATGAAAAACAATTAAATGAAATATCAAATATTGTTAAAAAGAGTATAGAAGATTTTCATGAGTTTGAATTGCATCTGAAAGGCATTGGAGTTTTTCCAAATAAAAAATATATTCGTGTCATTTGGATTGGTGTAGACAATCCTGAATATTTCATCAAGTTACAGAAAAAATTAGACATTGAATTTAATAAAATAGGTTTTGATTTGGAAAGAGATTACGTTCCTCATTTAACCATTGGCAGGGTAAAAACTGCAAGAAATAAAGATAGATTAATCAAAAAAATAAATGAATTAGAAAATGTAACTGTAGGTTCGATGAAAGTTAAAGAATTATCTCTCAAAAAAAGTATATTGAGGCCTGAAGGTCCAAAGTACAAAGACTTACAAATATTCACTCTTAGTAAGTGATACTATGAAGTACAGAGAAATATTGGATGAAATAAAACCTAAAAAGTCTGAAAAGGAAAAAATAGAAACGCTTTGCAAAACATTAATTGACAATATTAATGACATTGCCAAGAAAGAAAACATACCTGTTGAGGCAACACTTGTAGGTTCTGTTGCAAAAGGCACATGGCTTTCTGGAAAAGCAGATATAGATATTTTTCTACCATTTCCATTAACTACACCAGAAGATGAACTCAGAGAAAAAGGCTTATATCTAGGACATGAATGCATAAAAAAAGTTGGGGGAAAAGCTGAAGAAAAATATGCTGCACATCCATATGTTACTGGTCATATACAGGGATATGAAGTTGATTTTGTACCATGTTATAAAATAAAAGATGCTAATCAACTTAGATCAGCCGTAGATCGAACACTATTACATACAAAATATATACAAGAAAATTTAGATGAAGAGAAGAAAGATGAAGTGTTGTTGCTAAAAAAATTTATGGAAGGAATTGAAACCTATGGTTCAGAATTTAAAGTTGGTGGTTTTTCAGGTTATTTATGCGAACTTTTAATCCTTTATTATGATTCATTTGAAAATGTTTTAAAGGCTGCCAGTAATGAATGGAGACCTGGTTATGTTATAGATATAGAAAATTATGGAACTTCAAGGAAATTTAGAGATCCTTTAATAGTTATAGATCCTGTTGATAAAAATAGAAATGTTGCCTCTGCATTAACAATGCAAAAAATGACTGAATTTATAGTTGCAGCTAGAAATTTCCTTGAAAATCCAAAAAAAGATTACTTTTACCCTGTGAAACTTAAAGTTTCAAAAGAAGAATTAAAAAAAGAAATTAAAAAAAGAGGAAGTAGGATAGTTGCAGTTATCTTTAAACATCCAAAATTACCTGCAGACACACTTTATCCACAATTGAAAAAAACAGAAATGTCCATTAAGAAGCATTTAAACAAAGAAGGATTTAAAGTGCTTAGAAGTGGACACTGGAGTAATGAAGAAGATTTAGGATTTTTAATATTTGAATTTGAAGTTTGGAGATTACCTAAATATAAAAAACATTTTGGTCCGAAATTTTGGATAAAAAAACATTATTACAGGTTTTTAAGAAAATATGGTAAAGAAAATGTGTGGGTAGAGAAAGACAGAGTTGTATCAAGAAGGGAAAGGAAAAATTACAAAGTAGAATCTTATATAAAAGAATTATTAAAAAGTGGAAAAATAAGAGTAGGTAAAGACATTAAAAATTATGTTAGTAAATCCAAGGTAATGAATGAAACAGAATTCTTAGATTATGTGCCAAAACAATCTTTAGAATTTCTAAAAAAATTTTTAAATCCAGGCATACATTTATGGAGATAGAGGGGCAATGAAATTCAGAGAAATCAGTGAAGAAGAAAGAAGGAGATATTATAGACATTGGAGTGTAAAAAAAGTACCTAAATTTATAATAAAATCTCTAAAATTTAGAGAATTTGCTTTTGATCATGATGGAAGTGGTCCTAGCGATAGATACCGTAGCTTTAAAAATAAGAGAAAGTTAGAGAAATTCATCAAAATTAGGGCACCTTATGCTATATATTCTTCAGTAGCATTCTATGAGAAACCTCATAAAAGAGAAGGTTGGAAAGGGGCAGAACTTGTTTTTGATATAGATGCAAAAGATTTGCCTATTAAAAAATGTAAATGTAAAAATGCATGTGAAATTTGTTTAGAACAGGCAAAAGACATTGTTAAAATAATAAACAGTATATTAAGGAATGATTTTGGATTAGAAAAAATTCATATTATTTATTCTGGTCGTGGATACCATATTCGTGTTCTTGATAAAGATGTTTTGGAATTGGATAGTGAAGTGAGGCGTGAGATATTAAAATATGTTGTTGGTTGGGATGATCCAGGCAGCGATGTATTTTTCACAATACCAATAGGTTATCCCAAAGTATTTACAAAGTGGATGAAATATATTTTTTTAAATATTGATGAGAATTCCAAAGTTGAGGGAATATCACGCTATACCTTAAGAAAAATTAGGAAAAATAGAGAAAAAATTAAAAAAAATGAATTTGGTAAACTTAGAATCAATTTAAAAAGATTGATAGATCCTATAAGAAATATAAATTCAAAACTTGTTGATACAAAAGTCACAATTGATGTTAATAGGATCCTCAGATTACCTGGAAGTGTTCATTCAAAAGTTGGAGCAGTGTGTACAGAAGTCAATAGCTTAGATGACTTTAATCCAGAGGAGTGTTTAATATGAAAATATTTTTCATTGATCCATTGAGTAAAGAAGGTAAAGAAATAATTAGGCAAGATGATTCTCTAGATAATTTATTTGATAAACAAAGTATTGGGTACAGTTATGCTGACATTGGATTGGCTAGATTAAAATGGTATTTTAATAAAAATTTCAGAGAATATGAATTTTTGTTTGATGAAAATATTGCAGAGTATGATGTAAAAGCTTTCTATGCATTGGCTCAGGCAATTGCAATAAAATTTGGGTCTAGTTCTCGTGAATCACGAATATTAATAGATTCACAAAAAGAACTAACTAAAGAAAGATTAAAATTATATCCCAGGTTAGAGGAAAAATTCATTGAAAAATTTGGAGACATTGTCAAGTGGACAGAATTAAAAGATGCCATAAAATATGGTAATATACGGTTTAAAGATTTATTGCTAGATGAAGGTAAAGTAATTTTAAGTGAAAAAAAATTTCAGGAAAAATTTGGAAAAAGATTTAAAAATAGAGATATTGGAAGGTTTTATAGGAAAATTGTAGGAAATAAACTAAAAGATATTATTTCAGGAATAGTCGCTGCAAAAGTCAAAAAATATATTAACAAAGTTTATGAGAAGGTTAAATCTCAAGAAATTAAACCACATCCTAATATCAAAAAGATTGCAAAAGAAATATCTAGGATAACCACACGTCCCTCAAACATTGTTATAAAGCCAATGAAAAAATCTCCACTGGATCCTAATGCATTTCCACCTTGTATAAAAAAAGCATTACAGGGTGTAAAATCAGGCTTAAGAAATTATGCCATAGTTACACTTTTAACACCTTTTCTTTCACGTGCAAGACTTTGTCCAACGCTTTCTGGAAAGCGTAACTTAAAGATCTCTGATTATGATCCTAAGTTGAATATATTAAAAAATGAGATACTTCCAATGATTTATAAAGCTGCAGAGAGATGTGACCCTCCTCTTTTTGAAGACGATCCACAAGAAAAACGTAATATAATTGCTAAATTAGGTTTTGGACTTCATGAGGAACCTCATCTTGAAAATGAAGGGGAAAGCGAATGGTATTCTCCAATGAATTGTGATAAAATTCAAATATATGCTCCTGAATTATGTGATCCTGATGAAACATGTAAAAAAGTCAACAATCCTCTAGTATATTATTTAAAAAAGAAAGGAGGGGATTAGTTTGAAAATTTTTGTAACTTGTGCACTGCCATATGCAAATGGTCCATTACATCTTGGTCATTTACGATCAACCTATATTCCAGCAGACATATATTCAAGATATCAACGTATGGTTGGAAATGATGTATTATTTGTTTGTGCAACAGATGAACATGGGACTCCAATAGCAGTTAAGGCAGAAAAAGAAGGAAAAGATCCATTAGAAATAACAACAAAATATTATAAGAAAATAAAATCAGATTTAGATAAATGTGATATTTCATTTGATAATTTTTCAAGGACTAGCAGCGATATTCATTATAAAGTTGCACAAAATTTTTTCTTGAAATTGTATAAGAAAGGATACATTTATGAAAAAGAAATAAAACAATTCTATTGTACGAATTGTAAAAGGTTTTTACCTGATAGATATGTGGAAGGTATTTGTCCATACTGTGATTCTGAAGGTGCAAGAGGAGACCATTGTGAAGTATGTGGTAGACATCTAGAAGTTTTAGAACTTATAAAACCACGGTGTATATTATGTTCTGGAGAACCTGAAATAAGGAAATCAAAACATTATTTTTTTAAATTATCAAAATTTCAGAAGAAATTGAAGGAATGGGTTGAAAATAATGAAGAATTACCATCAAATGTCAAAAATTATACATTAGAATGGCTAAAGGAAGGATTAAATGATTGGATAATGACAAGAGATATGAAATGGGGAGTACCAGTTCCTCTTGAAGATGCTGAAGGAAAAGTTATATATGTTTGGGGGGAAGCATTCCTTGGATATATTTCCTCAGCTATTGAGTGGTCAAAGAAAAATAAAAAAGATTGGAAAGAATATTGGGACAGTGGGGCCATACATTTCATTGGAAAAGATATAATATATCACCACACAATCTTTTGGCCTGCTATGTTAATGGCCTATGGTTGTAAACTTCCAAGGACTGTGATAGCTGGTGAATATTTATCATTAGAAGGAAAAAAGATGTCTACAAGTAAAAATTGGGTGGTTTGGGTCTCAGATTTTTTAAAGAGATTTGATTCCGATCTTTTAAGGTATTATTTAACAATTAATGCTCCATTAACAAGAGACACAGATTTCTCTTGGGATGATTTCCAGAGAAGAGTAAATGATGAGCTTGCTGACATCCTTGGAAATTTCATCCATAGAGCTCTAATGTTCACTTATAGATTTTTTGATGCAAAAATACCAGAACCTTCAGAGTTTGGAGAGAAAGATATTGAATTTGAAGAAAGGATAAAAGAATCTCCAAAAATTGTTGGAAATTTCATAGAAAATTTTAAATTTAGAGATGGATTAATAGAGATAATGAAATTAGCAAGAGATGGTAATAAATACTTTAATGATCAAGAGCCGTGGAAAACATTCAAAGAAAATAAATATAAGGCTGCAACTTGCATATATTTATGTGACCAGGCTGTAAAAGCTATTGGAGTCTTAATAAAACCATATTTACCAAAAACTTCTTCAAATATTTTAAGCATGCTGAATCTAGATGATAATGTAAGATGGGAAGATGCAAATGAATTTATAGAGCCAAATCATAAAATAAATAAACCTAAACCATTATTTTCAAAAATAAAATCAGAAGTAATTGAGAAAGAAAAAACCAAATTAAAAGAAAAGGTAAAAAATGAATGAAGAAGGATTAATAAGCAGAACAGAAAGATTACTTTCGGAAATAAAAAAAAGTAGCATTAAGGTAGATGACTTAAGGTCTTATGATAAAGCTTTTAAAATTTATAGAAAATTAAAGAGTACTCTTAATAAGCTTGAAAAAATTAAAAAAACAATGGAACTAAAGGGTTATAGAAGTCCATATAGGTCCATAGCTAAATATTCAACTTACATTGAAGAACCTATTCATGAAGAGCCACATGAAATGGCTAGACATGCTAGATATTTCAGAATAAAAGCT
Coding sequences within:
- a CDS encoding GHMP kinase (COGs: COG1829 kinase (sugar kinase superfamily)~InterPro IPR012043: IPR020568: IPR006204~KEGG: mth:MTH577 hypothetical protein~PFAM: GHMP kinase~SPTR: O26677 Conserved protein~PFAM: GHMP kinases N terminal domain), yielding MVSVFVPSHITGFFQVVDHNNPLKKGSRGAGIVINRGVTTTVKSSNKTKIDGLEIIAKKVIEVMKRYYNIGNIKVKHEIDVPIGCGLGVSGACALGTAIGIAKELKLPITLNQAADFAHLAEVELKTGLGDVIAELSGGLVIRTREGAPSYGKIDKIIVPSLYVIIKVLDKINTPAILKDKLYLEKINKIGEKMLKKILIQPSLKNFLNLSSNFSKKISIVTPEIKDIMDIMNEETIGSSVAMLGKTIFGISETPETSLDDVIIAKIDFTGARIL
- a CDS encoding 2-amino-3,7-dideoxy-D-threo-hept-6-ulosonate synthase (COGs: COG1830 DhnA-type fructose-1 6-bisphosphate aldolase~InterPro IPR010210: IPR002915: IPR013785~KEGG: mth:MTH579 fructose-bisphosphate aldolase~PFAM: deoxyribose-phosphate aldolase/phospho-2-dehydro-3-deoxyheptonate aldolase~PRIAM: Fructose-bisphosphate aldolase~SPTR: O26679 Uncharacterized aldolase MTH_579~TIGRFAM: predicted phospho-2-dehydro-3-deoxyheptonate aldolase~PFAM: DeoC/LacD family aldolase~TIGRFAM: predicted phospho-2-dehydro-3-deoxyheptonate aldolase) → MIGKKIRMERIFDRESKKTVIVPMDHGVSLGPIKGLKNMPKIIDEVANGGANAVLLHKGMVEAGHRGYGRDIGLIVHLSASTSLGPDPNHKVLVTTVEEAIKLGADAVSVHVNVGSEEEAEMLTKLGMVAEACREWSMPLLSMMYPRGKKIENEHDVEVVKLAARVGAELGSDVVKTNYTGDPDSFKEVVKGCPVPVVIAGGPKVETEEEFLEMVKGAIEAGASGVAIGRNIFQAESPEKMTKAVSAIVHKNFDVEEALEILKE
- a CDS encoding 3-dehydroquinate synthase II (COGs: COG1465 alternative 3-dehydroquinate synthase~InterPro IPR002812~KEGG: mth:MTH580 3-dehydroquinate synthase~PFAM: 3-dehydroquinate synthase~SPTR: O26680 3-dehydroquinate synthase~PFAM: 3-dehydroquinate synthase), whose protein sequence is MKFIWLLLPKGDWEYKKKFVTTALESGIDHIVDFSNDIDKIKKLGNIKVISNRENADIFLIGKNGEGNGTLSVPSDAKESKDIATATSFKKKGKVTAAYVEVTSKKHEKLARNIGKVVDYVILVGKDWKVIPLENVIADLQGEKAKIIAAVSDVDEAKVALETLEHGADGILIQPSKLSEIKEFVKVVEDIEAKRYDLKTAKITKIKPVGSGDRVCIDTCSLMNIGEGMLVGSYSHGFFLVHSETLESEYVEARPFRVNAGPVHAYIMMPNHKTKYLSELKSGDEVLIVDSKGNGRKAIVGRVKIEKRPLLLIEAECEGMKIATLLQNAETIRLVNEKGKPVSVSELKEGDKVLVHIEESARHFGMAIKESIIEK
- a CDS encoding 2'-5' RNA ligase (COGs: COG1514 2'-5' RNA ligase~InterPro IPR004175: IPR009097: IPR014051~KEGG: mth:MTH583 hypothetical protein~PFAM: Phosphoesterase HXTX~SPTR: O26683 UPF0097 protein MTH_583~TIGRFAM: 2'-5' RNA ligase~PFAM: 2',5' RNA ligase family~TIGRFAM: 2'-5' RNA ligase), whose protein sequence is MRTFLAIDLDSELHQKVIEIQKKLKETKADIKFVTPENLHFTLKFFGNIDEKQLNEISNIVKKSIEDFHEFELHLKGIGVFPNKKYIRVIWIGVDNPEYFIKLQKKLDIEFNKIGFDLERDYVPHLTIGRVKTARNKDRLIKKINELENVTVGSMKVKELSLKKSILRPEGPKYKDLQIFTLSK
- a CDS encoding tRNA adenylyltransferase (COGs: COG1746 tRNA nucleotidyltransferase (CCA-adding enzyme)~InterPro IPR008229: IPR011068: IPR002934: IPR015329~KEGG: mth:MTH584 tRNA CCA-pyrophosphorylase~PFAM: tRNA nucleotidyltransferase, substrate binding domain protein; DNA polymerase beta domain protein region~PRIAM: tRNA adenylyltransferase~SPTR: O26684 CCA-adding enzyme~TIGRFAM: CCA-adding enzyme~PFAM: Nucleotidyltransferase domain; tRNA nucleotidyltransferase, second domain~TIGRFAM: CCA-adding enzyme), giving the protein MKYREILDEIKPKKSEKEKIETLCKTLIDNINDIAKKENIPVEATLVGSVAKGTWLSGKADIDIFLPFPLTTPEDELREKGLYLGHECIKKVGGKAEEKYAAHPYVTGHIQGYEVDFVPCYKIKDANQLRSAVDRTLLHTKYIQENLDEEKKDEVLLLKKFMEGIETYGSEFKVGGFSGYLCELLILYYDSFENVLKAASNEWRPGYVIDIENYGTSRKFRDPLIVIDPVDKNRNVASALTMQKMTEFIVAARNFLENPKKDYFYPVKLKVSKEELKKEIKKRGSRIVAVIFKHPKLPADTLYPQLKKTEMSIKKHLNKEGFKVLRSGHWSNEEDLGFLIFEFEVWRLPKYKKHFGPKFWIKKHYYRFLRKYGKENVWVEKDRVVSRRERKNYKVESYIKELLKSGKIRVGKDIKNYVSKSKVMNETEFLDYVPKQSLEFLKKFLNPGIHLWR